Proteins from a genomic interval of Acetobacterium woodii DSM 1030:
- a CDS encoding IS3 family transposase (programmed frameshift) — protein MTKRARRSFTDEFKNQMVQLYLNGKPRSEIVKEYDLTASSLDKWIKQHQSSGSFKENDNRTDEENELIRLRKENQRLLMENDILKQAALIVGRKLDVIRANQDRYSVSAMCRVLNIPKSTYYYISKKTNGVDPIIADVIEIFKMSRKNYGTRKIKHQLEVKGIVASRRRIGRIMRENGLVSNYTVAQYKVHKQPVNQDPVPNEVNREFNGRAPLEVAVSDLTYVRVGGKWNYVCLIVDLYNREIIGYSAGPNKTAQLVYEAFARIRYRLDQISIFHTDRGSEFKNNVIDGVIETFNIKRSLSNKGCPYDNAVAESAFKVFKTEFANQYAFDRLDYLKLMLSDYVNWYNNIRIHSSLGYLTPDAYRKLAYKKSV, from the exons ATGACCAAAAGAGCAAGACGAAGTTTTACCGATGAATTCAAAAACCAGATGGTGCAGTTGTACCTTAACGGAAAACCCCGAAGTGAAATTGTTAAAGAATATGATTTAACAGCATCGTCACTTGATAAATGGATCAAACAACATCAGTCTTCAGGCTCGTTCAAAGAAAATGACAACCGCACTGATGAAGAAAATGAACTGATCCGCTTGAGAAAAGAAAACCAACGTTTATTAATGGAAAACGACATTTTAAAGCAGGCAGCGCTGATCGTAGGACGAAAGT TAGACGTTATTCGAGCCAATCAAGACCGCTACTCGGTATCAGCAATGTGCAGAGTCCTGAATATCCCCAAAAGTACCTATTACTACATTTCAAAAAAGACGAATGGAGTCGATCCGATTATCGCGGATGTGATTGAAATTTTCAAAATGAGCCGCAAGAATTACGGAACCCGCAAAATCAAACATCAACTTGAAGTCAAAGGGATTGTTGCTTCCCGAAGACGGATTGGTCGCATTATGCGGGAGAATGGGCTCGTTTCGAATTATACCGTCGCCCAATACAAAGTCCATAAACAACCAGTTAATCAGGATCCAGTCCCCAATGAAGTGAACCGGGAATTTAATGGACGGGCACCACTGGAAGTGGCGGTCAGTGATCTGACTTATGTTCGGGTTGGTGGAAAATGGAACTATGTTTGCCTGATCGTTGATCTTTACAATCGGGAAATTATCGGATACAGCGCCGGGCCAAACAAAACCGCACAGCTGGTTTATGAAGCTTTTGCCAGGATCAGATACCGGTTGGATCAGATTTCAATTTTCCATACTGACCGGGGAAGTGAATTTAAAAATAATGTGATTGACGGTGTTATTGAAACCTTTAATATCAAACGTTCCTTGAGCAACAAAGGCTGCCCTTATGACAATGCTGTTGCTGAAAGCGCTTTTAAAGTCTTCAAGACAGAATTCGCTAACCAATACGCATTTGACAGATTGGATTATTTAAAGCTCATGCTTTCTGATTATGTCAACTGGTA